A window of Haloarcula marismortui ATCC 43049 genomic DNA:
AAACGCTCGGACAGCCCTCCGTTTCAGAACGCATACGTGGCATCGTCGCGTTATGTCGCGTATGTCCGAACTGACCGACACCCTCACCGCGGCGTTCGCAGACGAGACCGATGACGAAATCGCACAGACGGCCGCCGAGAACATCGCCGACTTCGCCGAGGAGTACGACGAGGATCTGACGAGCGACCGCGTCACCGACCTGCTCGCGGACGCGCCTTACGACGGGTTCGACCGCCAGTTCAACTGGGTCATCGGCGAACTCGCCGCTGAAAATGAGGACTGCACCGACTCCCGGCCGTTCCGTATCGACGGGTTCGGCGAACTCGCCGCCGACCCCGACGTCGGGACCTGAGTGACATGCCTGGCGGAACCTACACGCTGATTCTCGAACGAATCGCCGGCGGGCCGATTGCGGTCGGCGCGCTGGGCGAAATCGAGTTCCCGGCGGGCTGGTACGCCTACACCGGGAGTGCGCTGGGTAGCGGCGGTTTCGGTCGCATCGACCGCCACCGCGCGGTCGCTGCCGGCGACAACGACACCCGGCACTGGCACATCGACTACCTGCTCGGCCACGCGGCGACGGCTGTCGACCGGGTCGTCACGACCGAGGCCGACATCGAATGCGCCGTCGCCAAGCGTGTCGACGGGCCGACAGCGGAGGGGTTCGACCGCATCGACGCCTTCGGCTGTTCTGACTGTGACTGTCGCTCACATCTGATACACCACGAGCAGCGGGAGCAACTGGTCGACGCGGTGACCGACGCCCACGAGGCCGCCGGAGAGGAGACAGCAACCGCGACCGAGTAGTCAGGAGATGTGAATCGCGGGCTTGTTCGGTCGGGCCTTGGCCGCGAGGTCGTCGTCAGGCGCGGCCCGCCGAACGACGACATCGCAGCCGAACTCGTCTTCGAACAGCCACGCGGCCTGCTGGAGCGTATCGAGTTCGCGCTCGCCGTCGATAATCGGTTCGAGGCCCGCCCCGCGGTCGGCCAGGCGGTCGGCGAACTCGGCGGCCGTGTCGCCGTGCTGCTTGATACCCTCGTCGGCCATGATTTCGCCGACGATGGCGTCGTCGGGGTCAGACTCGCGGGCGATTTCGTAGGCGCGGTACTTCCAGTCGGCGGCAACGACGAGTTCGATCTCGTTCGGTTCGTCGATGTCGACGACCTCTGTGATTTCGCGCACGTCGTCGAGCGTCCGCCGGACGACCTGCCGCTCGATGCGGTAATCGTCCACGTCACGGAGCGGTTCTGGCCACCGGCTCTCGGCGACGAGGCCGTCCTCGTCGAGCAGCTGCCACATCTCCTCGGCGAGGAACGGCGCGATCGGGGCAACTAGGCCAGCGAGCACACGCAAGCCGCGGCTGTAGGCGAACTGGTAGGGACGGTCGTAGCCCGCGTAGCGCCCCAGTAGGCGGGCGAAGCGCTGTATCTCGCCGATAACGCGATGGAAGCGAAAGCGGTCGTACTCCTCGGTAACGGCCGCGATAGTCCGGTCGATTTCCCGCTCTAAGTACGTGTCGTGGTCGGTGCTCTCGGTCCGTGTCTCCGTTCGGTCGGTGTATTCCGTGACAAGGCGATACAGCGTCTGCTGGAAGTCGTAGGCCGTGGAGACGTCCTTCACGGTCCACTCGAAGTCCTGCGAGGGGTGGGCCGCCGAGAGGACAAACAGCCGCGTCGTCTCGGCCCCGTACTCGTGGGGCGCGATGTCGTTGCCCTTCGATTTGGACATCTTCTCGCCGCTGTGAAGCACCGTCCCCTGATTGATGAGTCGCTCGACCGGTTCTTCCCGGTCCAGCAGGCCGATGTCCGACAGCGCGCGGGTGAAAAAGCGTATATAGAGGAGGTGCAGCACTGCGTGTTCCTCGCCGCCGACGTACACGTCGACCGGGAGCCACTCGTCGGCGGTTTTCTGGTCGAAGGGCGCGTCCGCGAAGTGCGGCGAGAGATACCTGAGGAAGTACCACGAGGAGTCGACAAACGTGTCCATCGTGTCCGTCTCCCGCACCGCGTCGGCCCCGCAGTCGGGACAGCTCGTCTGTTTCCACTCCTCTGCGGCGTCGAGTGGGTTCCCCGTCGTCTGGACGTAGTCGGGCAGTTCCACCGGGAGGTCCTCCTCGGGGACCGGAACGTGACCGCAGTCGTCGCAGTGGACGATGGGGATCGGCGTCCCCCAGTAGCGCTGCCGCGAGATGAGCCAGTCCCGCAGGCGGTAGGTCACCGCGGACTCGGCGGCCTCGTGCTCGCGCAGGCGCTCGCGGGCGGCGGAACTGGCGAGGCCGTCGTACTCGCCACTGTCCATGAGCATCCCGTCGCCGGTGTAGGGTGCGTGTGGCAGGTCCGTTCCGCTGCCGTCGACCGGTTCGACAGCCTGCTCGACGGGCAGGTCGTGTTCGTCGGCGAAGGCGTGGTCCTGTTCGTTGTGAGCCGGCACGCCCATCACCGCACCCGTGCCCACGTCGTCAAGCACGTACGCGGCAACGTACACCGGCAGTTCCTCGCCGGTGTACGGGTGGGTCGCGATGAGGTCCGTCTCGACGCCGCTCATCCCGGCGTCATCCGTGCTCGCCACCGACTCCACGTAGTCGGCGACATCGTCGTCCGCCTCGGCCAGCGCCCGGGCGAGGTCGTGGCCCGGCGACAGCGCCAGATATGTCGCGCCATATACCGTGTCGAGCCGCGTCGTGAACGCCTCAACGGTCCCGTGGTCGTCGTGACCGACTGAGAAGGCGACGCGAGCACCTTCTTGTCGACCGATCCAGTTGCGCTGGCTGTCCCGGACGCCGTCGGGCCATCCCTCCAAGTCGTCGAGCCCGTGATACAGCTCCTCGGCGTAGTCGGTGATGGCGAAGAACCACTGGTCGAGGTCTCGCTGCTCAACGTCCGTTCCACAGCGCCAGCAGACACCGCCACCGTGGGTGTGGCTGTGGCCAGTGCCAGCAGTCGTTTCGCCTTCATCGGCTTCCGGCGGCGTTTCGACCTGCGCGTCAGCAAGCACTGTCTCACAGTCCGGACACCAGTTCACCGTCGCCGCGCCGTAGTCGACCAGCCCCTCATCGTAGAACTGGGTGAACAGCCACTGGTTCCACTGGTAGTAGTCGGGGTCACAGGTAGTGATTTCCCGGGACCAGTCGTAGCCAAAGCCCATCTCCCGGAGGTCGTCTTTCATCTGGTCGATACAGGTTCGGGTCCAGGATTCGGGGTCAGTGTCCCGTTTGTAGGCCGCGTTCTCCGCCGGCAGGCCGAAGGCGTCCCACCCCATCGGGTGAAGCACCTCGTCACCGGCCATCCGCCGATACCGGGCGTACGCGTCGGTAATGGCGTAGTTTCTGATGTGTCCCATATGCAACGAGCCGGAGGTGTAGGGAAACATTCCCAGCACGTACGTCGGGTCCGTAGCGTCGGTCGGGCATTCGAAAACGCCCTCTCGCTCCCAGGCCTGCTGCCAGTACTCCTGAACCCGAGCGTGGTCATATCGGCGCGACATTTGCTATCTCGTCCTGTGCTTGCCGCGCACATCAGTGTTCGGCTAGAAAAGGTGGCGAGTCGTAGTGAGACAGTGGTTGTGTACAGCCAGAAAGCCCCGGCTGTCATCGGACGCGCAGCGTCCGATTGCCCGCGAGAGCGAAGCTCTCGCCCTGGCTGAACTCGGGGGCCTCGCTGCGGTCCTCACTGCGTTGCGGTCCTTGCTTCGTCCGCCGTCGTTCAGCCAGCCGCCCCTTTCAGTCCCACCCAGCATAGTTTGGGCAACCATCTACGGGTGGGACTGAAAGGGGCCGCCGTCTCGGCGAACCCCGAGGACACAAGCACCTACCGGAGCGTCGTTCGAGAGAGCGAAGCTCTCTCGTGATCACGAAAATCTCCGGTTTTCGGACGACAGCGAGTCGCGGGAGCCGAGACGGCAGGGGCTTTCTGGCTGTTCGCATTCGATCAACTGCTGCGGGCAGAACCAAGTCCAGAGAAGGTTGTGTCTAGCTCATTCCTCGCCGGACTCGTAGTGGTCACCGGCGGCTTCCGGCAGGCGGGTCTTGCCCACCAGAGCGAGCACGACGATGACGGCGACGAACGGAATCGTCTGGACCAGCGAATCGGGGACGGCGATGACATCGGCCGTCTGGAGACGCAACTGGACGGCGTCAAGGCCGGCAAACAGCGTGGTCGATAGCAGCGCGCCGACCGGATTGTAGTTGCCGAACAGATACGCGACGATGGCGATGAATCCCTTGCCGTTGACCATCGTCGGGCCGTTCCCGGTGAACTGACCGATGTTGATCGCCAACGCGGCCCCACCCATGCCGGAGAAGACACCGGAGAGGAGCACGGCGGCGTAGCGGACACGGGACACGTCGACGCCGGCGGTGTCAAGCGCCTTCGGGTTCTCGCCGGCGGCCCGGACCCAGCGGCCGAACGTGGTTCGGTTCAGGACGTACCACGACGCCGCCACGGCGAGGAACATGATGTACACCGCGGGCGAGGCGTCGAACAGCGCGCCGAAGAACGGGATCTCGGCCAGCGTCGGAACGGTTATTGTGTCGAAAGTCCCGACGCTGCTGGTGTTTGGCCCGCCGTAGAACACCTGCGAGGCGAACGGCGCAAGTCCGAGTGCGATGAGCCAGACCGCCAGCCCAGCGATAATCTGGTCGGCGCGGAACTCGATGCAGACAACGGCGAACACGCCCGCGAGGAGCGTCGACGCAACAATGCCGATGAGGAACCCGAGCCACAGCGAACCGGTGGCGTCGGCTCCGAAGATGGCTGCGAAGGCGGAGATGATGAGCAGCCCTTCCAGCCCGATATTGATGATCCCACTCTTCTCGGCGAAGATGCCGCCCAGCGCGGCCAGCACGATCGGAACCGAGAGCCGCAGTGTCGATGACAGCGTCGATTTCGAGGCCAGAACCCAGAATATCTGTCCGGGCGTCGACGCCGGCGCGAAGAGTCCGAATCCGGCAAGCACAGCCAGTGTGAGGAACGCTGCGGCGGCGATGAGGACCCGACTCGAAGCCGAGCGGAGTCGATCCATAGCACTGTCGTTAGTCATCAGCACCACCTCCCGCAGTCGCGGTGGCCGGACTGTCTGGCTCGCGTGCTGCGAGCCGCCGGCCGATGATACGGAAGAACTCCGGCATCGCGACGAACAGGATGATCAGTCCACGGAGGACGCCGACAAGCTGTGGCGGCACGTCGGTCGCGAACGCCACCACGTTCGAGCCGGACTTGAGGACGCCAAAGAGCAGCGCGGCGAAGACGGCCCCGATCGGGTTGTTGCCGGCGAGGATAGAGACGGTGATCCCGTCGAAACCGTAGCTCGGAATCCCAGTCTGGAACTTTCCAAGGGTCATCATCACGAATACGGCCCCGCCGATACCGCCCAGTGCGCCCGACAGCGTGAGCGAGGTCAGGATGGTCCGGGCAGAGTCGACGCCACCGTACTCCGCGGCCGCGGGCTGGATACCGGCGGTCCGCAGGTCATAGCCAAAGGCCGTGTGTTCGAGCAGGTAGTAGACGCCGCCGACGAACGCGAGTGCTATCAGGAGTGCGAGCAGCGAGAAGTCCGTCCGCGGGTCAAACAGGATCGAGGGGAACTGTCCCTCAACGGGTAGGGTCGGGGTCTGTGTCGCCTGGCTCGTCGGGTCGGCGAAGTGGTTCCGGACGAGATACAGCGTTACCCGTACCGCGACGAAGTTGAGCATAATAGTGGTAATGACCTCGTTCGCGTCGGCGTAAGCTTTCAGCGCGCCGGGGATCGCACCATAGAGGCCGCCACCGATCGCGCCAGCGAGCAACCCGAGCGGAATAAACAGGACGAGCGCGACCGTCCCGGAGACCAGCGAACCGGCCCACAGCACCGTCAGTGCGGCTGCCAGTGCGCCGATGATAAGCTGGCCCTGCGTCCCGATGTTGAAGATGCCCGCACGGAACGCTAAGGCTACCGAAAGCCCGGTAAACACCAGTATCGTCGTCTCGCGTAGCGTCGCCGCAAACTGTGCGTTCAGCGGCGACCAGCCGCCGGCGAAGGGATCGCCCAGCGCGCCGAGGAACAGCCGGTTGAACACGTAGAACGGGTCGTAACACAGCGTCGTGGAACCGAACGTGAGGACCGGCGACCGACACGTCGCCAGCAGTCCCGCGGCAGTGACAATAACCGTCCCAACGACGAGAGAGAGCAATAGCGCCGAGACAGCGATGAGAATCCGCTCGCCGACTGAGGTCTGGCCCAGCCTGATCAGTCGCTGGCGGTACTGTGACCACCGGTCGTCCGAGTCCGGTGTCGGCGGGTCGTCCCCGTTCTGCGACGGGCCACCATCGCTCATTGGTGGCCCTCCCCGTTCGCCGCGATGGTCGGGACGGCGTCAGGTTGCTGCCCGGCCATCAACAGCCCGAGCTGTTCTTCGGTCACGCGCTCTGGATCCACGATGTCGACGATCTCACCCTCGTAGACGACGGCGAGGCGGTCCGAAAGGGACTGGACCTCATCGAGGTTCGAGGAGATGAGCAACACGGCTCGGCCCGCTTCTCGGAGCGCGTTGATCTGGTCGTGGATGAACTCCATCGACCCCACATCCACACCGCGAGTGGGGTGGGAGGCAACGACGAGACGCGGGTCCCGGGCGAACTCCCGACCGACGACGAACTTCTGCTGGTTCCCACCGGAGAGGGACTTCGCGTGGGCGTTGGCGTCCGGTGGCCGAACGTCGTATTCTTCGATAATCTCCTCCGCGTGGTCGCGCGTGTGGTTCCAGTCGATGCGTCCATTCGAGGTGTAGTCGGCCGCGTGCTGGCTCCCCAGCAGGCCGTTTTCGACGAGGTCGAAGTCCATCACCAGTCCACGCTCCTGTCGGTCTTCCGGGATGTAGGCCAGCCCGGACTCGATTCGCTCCCGACGGCTGTCGGTGGTCCGGTCGACGCCGTCGTACATGATTGTCCCCTCATCAGGCATCTGGAGCCCGGTAATCGCCTCGACCAGTTCCGACTAGCCGTTTCCATCGACGCCAGCGATACCGAGCACCTCACCGGCCCGGACCTCAAGCGAGATCCCGTCGACCGCGCGGACGCCCCGGTCGTCCTCCACGACGAGGTCCGAAACCTCAAGGATAGACCGGCCTGGCTCGGCTGGGTCCCGGTCAAGGTCCAGCAGTACCTCCCGACCGACCATCATCTCGGCCAGTTCTTCCCGAGTGATGTCGTCGGCCGGCACTGTCCCGACGTTTTTCCCCTCTCGCAGAACAGTGATTTCGTCAGCAGCCTCCATCGCCTCGCCGAGCTTGTGCGTGATGAAGATAATCGTCTTCCCCTGGTCAGTCAGCTCTTCGAGCACGCGAAAGAGGTCTTCAACTTCCTGTGGTGTGAGCACTGCCGTCGGTTCGTCCAGAATCAGAACATCCGCGCCGCGGTAGAGCGCTTTGAGAATCTCGACGCGCTGCTGGACGCCGACACCGACATCTTCGATTCTGGCGTCGGGGTCCACGTCGAAACCGTACCGCTCAGACAGTTCACGGACCTGTTTTCGGGACTGTTCGCTGTCAACTGTGAGTCCAAGCCACTTGCGGGGCTCGTTCCCAAGCGTGATGTTCTCGGTGACGGTCATCGGATCGACCAGCATGAAGTGCTGGTGGATCATGCCGACACCTTCGTCGATGGCGTCGCGCGGCGAGTCGAACTGCTGTGTCTCGCCGTGCACGTTGACCGTCCCCTCGGTGGGCTGGTAGAGCCCGTAGAGGACGTTCATCAGGGTGGTTTTGCCCGCACCGTTCTCGCCGAGCAGTGCGTGAACCGTCCCCTTCTCGACCGCCAGATCGACATCGTCATTCGCGACTACCCCCGGAAACCGCTTTGTAATTCCATCGAGGTGGACGGCCTGTTCCATACTCTGAGCCGTTACCGTCCCGTTGTTTTAACTTCACGGTTCCACATGTCTGGCAAAAATCTGCGGCAACTGCGTGTGTGGCCGCGGTGGCGCTGTTGTATATTATGTCCAGAAGGTTCCGACCGCAAGGCCGGAATGGGCCGGCAAATCGCTCCAGCAATCCGCCTCAGGCGTTGTCGGGGTCAGTCGGCACGCTGATGTCGCCGTCGATGATGCTCTGACGAACTCCAGAGACCTCGTCTTTGACGCTCTGTGGGATTTCCGAGCCGAGCTGCTGGCCGTACACCGCTTCGACGCCGTTCTGTTCGAGGCCGAGCGTGTTCACAGCGCCGCCATCGAAGTTATCGTTCGTCGTCGACTCAATGGCGGCGTAGACAGCGTTGTCGACCCGCTTGACCATACTCGCGAGAATGATATCGCTGAAGTTCTCTTTCGTGACCGACTGGTCGCGGTCGACACCGACGGCGAAGCGCCCCGCCTCCTGCGCCGCCCGGAACACACCGGTTCCGGTGTTGCCGGCCGCGTGGTAGACGATGTCCGCGCCGGATTCGTACATCGAGAGGGCCGCCTCCTGTCCGCCGGAGGGGTCGTTGAAGTCGCCGACATAGGCTGTCTGGACGTCGACGTCCTCCTCTGCGTGCTTGACGCCGGCTTTGTAACCAGCTTCGAAGCGACCGATGAGGTCACCCTCGACACCGCCGACGAAACCGACGCTCGCGGAGTCACCCTGCGTGGATCCGGCTCCAGCCGAGAAGTCCTGAGTGGACAGCTTCGCGGCCATCAGTCCAATGAGGAACGAGCCCTGATGCTCACCGAACACGTACGAGCCGACGTTGTCCGCGTCAACGACGGAGTCAACGATCATGAAGTCCTGCTCGGGGTACTGTTCGGCGTTCTCCGTGAGGGCGTCCGCCTGCAGGAAGCCGATACAGCAGATAAGATCGTAGTTCGGGTTCGAGGACTGTGCGTACTGTTGCTGAAGGCTGCCGAAGTCCTGTACCGCTTCCGGCTGCGACTCATCGTATTCGATGTTGAGCTCGTCTGCTGCCCGGATAGCTCCGGTCTGGGCCTGGTCGTTGAACGACCCGTCACCGAGCCCACCCGTCGCATACACCATTCCGATGCGAGCGGCCGGACCGCTGTCGCCGTCGCCACCGTCCCCGCCATCGCTGTCGGTGTCCCCGCCGTCGCCGCCGCTGCCGTCGCCGCCATCGCCACCGAGGCAGCCAGCTAACCCGATTGCGGTTGCGGTACCAACACTACTGATGAACGTGCGCCTTCGCTGTGACATGTCCCACCAGCGGTGTCGATAGGCGTTAAAGACTTCGGTGTCGCACATTAGCCACATCGGCGACAAATCATGGCAAGGCGGACCGATCACCGTTCGATACCGACGCCGCGGACATTTTATGTACTGGGTGTGAACGGCTGGCAATGACAGTCTGGTCGCGTTCACACAGCAATAACTGGCAGACACCAGCGGGGCTCAGCAGGCGGTGACGACCGTCGTCTTCTGGGCGCTGGTCGCCCTCGCGACGATCACCGGTCTGGTGACAGCCTGGACCCTCGGTGCGAACAGCAACTCACCCCCATTCGCCCCGGCTATCGGTGCGAACGCCATTTCGACGATGCGCGCTGCCTTCCTGATCGGCATCCTCGCCGCGATGGGGGCACTGACCCAGGGCGGGAGCATTTCGGAAACGGTCGGGGCCGGCCTTATCGACGGCGCCACGATCACATCGCTCGCAGCCGTCGCCGGGCTGTTGACCGCGACCGGATTCATGGCGTTTGGCATCTACTCGGGCTACCCCGTCCCGGCGGCGTTCGCGACGACGGGCGCGATGGTCGGTGTTGGCCTCTCGCTCGGTGGACAGCCGGTGTTCGACACCTACCGTCGTATCGCGACGTTCTGGCTGCTTGTCCCACCTGTGTCGGGAAGTCTGGCCTATCTCACCGCGACGGTGTTGCGCCGAGACGACATCCCCGAAACGGTCGGGGTCCCGCTGCTCGCCGGCGTCGTTGGGGGTATCGTCGCAAACGTTCAGTTGAGCATCATTCCCTCGCCCGCCGGCACCGACCAGGGCTCGCTGGCCGGCTTTGCCGCGATGGTCGCTGGCACGGATATCGCCGCCGTCGCCACGACGCTGCTGGTCGCCGCGGGGAGCTTCTACTACATCCGCCGACAGACCCAGGCCTCCGTCGATAAGGGTATCAAGACCTTTCTCGTCGTTCTCGGCAGCGTCGTCGCCTTCTCTAGCGGCGGGAGTCAGGTCGGCCTCGCAACCGGCCCGCTGGAGAACCTCTACCGCGCCGAACTCGGCCTGCCCGGGTTCGTATTGCTGGCGCTCGGCGCAGTGGGTATCCTCGGTGGCGCGTGGATGGGCGCACCCCGCCTGCTACAGGCGACCTCCCGTGAGTACGCGCAACTCGGCGTCCGCCGCTCCATCGCGGCGCTGGTCCCCGGCTTCATCATCGCGCAGGCCGCCATCGCGCTTGGCATCCCCATCTCGTTCAACAACATCATCATCTCCGGGGTCATCGGCGGCGGCCTGGCCGGCGGCTCCGCCGGCGTCTCTCGCCGGAAGATAGGTGTGACTGTCGGGTTCTGGCTCATCACACTCGTCACCAGCGTCGTGATCGGCTTCGGCGTGTATCAGGTGCTAGAAGCGGCGCTCGGTAGCCAGGTCTGAGAAGGGTGTGGTCGGCCAGCCACGCGCTACCGGACGACCGTTACCGTCACCGGCGCTTCGCTGACGACCGCCGTCGCAACGGTCCCCAGCAACCGCCGGGCAATCTCGTTTCGCGTCCCGCCGTGGCCACCCATCACCACCTGATCCACGTCGACTTCCTCGACGTAGTCCAGAATCGTCTCGGCCGGGTCACCGGTCTCGACAGCCGTTTCGACCTGTTGGCCGGCCTCACTGGCCTGCTGTGACGCCCGGTCGACGAGCTTCGTGGCCCGCTCGTCGGCGGCCGCTTGGCGGTCCGCGTCCGGTTCAAGCACCCCGCCTTCGCTCATCCCCGTATCGAGCGGCGCAACGACGTTCAGAACTGTAATCCGGCAGTCGAACGTCTCCAGCGCGTACGTCAGCGCCTCGTCAGCCAGCGGTGACCCGTCCAGCGGGACGAGGACGTGTGTCAGTGTCATATGTTCTCTCTGGGAGGCGGCTACAAGTAGTCAGGGGCAAGCCGGCGCTTGCCAGATGAGTGTCAAGCCCGTCCCACATGAGTTCGAACCAGTGGAAGACTCGCTTCGCTCGTCTTCCAAGGCTCGAGTCCACTAATCACGACGCTGTCGCTCACGGGCTGTTCGCCACAAAAATAGTCCATCCTGGATTCGAACCAGGGTCGAAGCCCCCAGAAGGCTTCAGGATTGGCCACTACCCCAATGGACTGTGTGCACTCTACAGTATCGGGTGCCCCTTTGTAAGCGTTGCGCGATTCGGTCGGACATGAAGCGTGTCAGCAGCCCACACAACACCGCCAAGAGAACAATAGCGTCATGCCTACGCTAGACGGCAAGACATCGACAGCGCTTTTTTGGGGTGCTGTGCACACTCGCGTATGTACGTTGGACGATTTGTCGTCGTCAGTCCCGAGGTCGGTGCGTACCGTGTCTCCTCGCGCTCGTTCCCCAACCGCCAGG
This region includes:
- a CDS encoding GIY-YIG nuclease family protein → MPGGTYTLILERIAGGPIAVGALGEIEFPAGWYAYTGSALGSGGFGRIDRHRAVAAGDNDTRHWHIDYLLGHAATAVDRVVTTEADIECAVAKRVDGPTAEGFDRIDAFGCSDCDCRSHLIHHEQREQLVDAVTDAHEAAGEETATATE
- the leuS gene encoding leucine--tRNA ligase; the encoded protein is MSRRYDHARVQEYWQQAWEREGVFECPTDATDPTYVLGMFPYTSGSLHMGHIRNYAITDAYARYRRMAGDEVLHPMGWDAFGLPAENAAYKRDTDPESWTRTCIDQMKDDLREMGFGYDWSREITTCDPDYYQWNQWLFTQFYDEGLVDYGAATVNWCPDCETVLADAQVETPPEADEGETTAGTGHSHTHGGGVCWRCGTDVEQRDLDQWFFAITDYAEELYHGLDDLEGWPDGVRDSQRNWIGRQEGARVAFSVGHDDHGTVEAFTTRLDTVYGATYLALSPGHDLARALAEADDDVADYVESVASTDDAGMSGVETDLIATHPYTGEELPVYVAAYVLDDVGTGAVMGVPAHNEQDHAFADEHDLPVEQAVEPVDGSGTDLPHAPYTGDGMLMDSGEYDGLASSAARERLREHEAAESAVTYRLRDWLISRQRYWGTPIPIVHCDDCGHVPVPEEDLPVELPDYVQTTGNPLDAAEEWKQTSCPDCGADAVRETDTMDTFVDSSWYFLRYLSPHFADAPFDQKTADEWLPVDVYVGGEEHAVLHLLYIRFFTRALSDIGLLDREEPVERLINQGTVLHSGEKMSKSKGNDIAPHEYGAETTRLFVLSAAHPSQDFEWTVKDVSTAYDFQQTLYRLVTEYTDRTETRTESTDHDTYLEREIDRTIAAVTEEYDRFRFHRVIGEIQRFARLLGRYAGYDRPYQFAYSRGLRVLAGLVAPIAPFLAEEMWQLLDEDGLVAESRWPEPLRDVDDYRIERQVVRRTLDDVREITEVVDIDEPNEIELVVAADWKYRAYEIARESDPDDAIVGEIMADEGIKQHGDTAAEFADRLADRGAGLEPIIDGERELDTLQQAAWLFEDEFGCDVVVRRAAPDDDLAAKARPNKPAIHIS
- a CDS encoding ABC transporter permease encodes the protein MDRLRSASSRVLIAAAAFLTLAVLAGFGLFAPASTPGQIFWVLASKSTLSSTLRLSVPIVLAALGGIFAEKSGIINIGLEGLLIISAFAAIFGADATGSLWLGFLIGIVASTLLAGVFAVVCIEFRADQIIAGLAVWLIALGLAPFASQVFYGGPNTSSVGTFDTITVPTLAEIPFFGALFDASPAVYIMFLAVAASWYVLNRTTFGRWVRAAGENPKALDTAGVDVSRVRYAAVLLSGVFSGMGGAALAINIGQFTGNGPTMVNGKGFIAIVAYLFGNYNPVGALLSTTLFAGLDAVQLRLQTADVIAVPDSLVQTIPFVAVIVVLALVGKTRLPEAAGDHYESGEE
- a CDS encoding ABC transporter permease gives rise to the protein MSDGGPSQNGDDPPTPDSDDRWSQYRQRLIRLGQTSVGERILIAVSALLLSLVVGTVIVTAAGLLATCRSPVLTFGSTTLCYDPFYVFNRLFLGALGDPFAGGWSPLNAQFAATLRETTILVFTGLSVALAFRAGIFNIGTQGQLIIGALAAALTVLWAGSLVSGTVALVLFIPLGLLAGAIGGGLYGAIPGALKAYADANEVITTIMLNFVAVRVTLYLVRNHFADPTSQATQTPTLPVEGQFPSILFDPRTDFSLLALLIALAFVGGVYYLLEHTAFGYDLRTAGIQPAAAEYGGVDSARTILTSLTLSGALGGIGGAVFVMMTLGKFQTGIPSYGFDGITVSILAGNNPIGAVFAALLFGVLKSGSNVVAFATDVPPQLVGVLRGLIILFVAMPEFFRIIGRRLAAREPDSPATATAGGGADD
- a CDS encoding BMP family lipoprotein; translation: MCDTEVFNAYRHRWWDMSQRRRTFISSVGTATAIGLAGCLGGDGGDGSGGDGGDTDSDGGDGGDGDSGPAARIGMVYATGGLGDGSFNDQAQTGAIRAADELNIEYDESQPEAVQDFGSLQQQYAQSSNPNYDLICCIGFLQADALTENAEQYPEQDFMIVDSVVDADNVGSYVFGEHQGSFLIGLMAAKLSTQDFSAGAGSTQGDSASVGFVGGVEGDLIGRFEAGYKAGVKHAEEDVDVQTAYVGDFNDPSGGQEAALSMYESGADIVYHAAGNTGTGVFRAAQEAGRFAVGVDRDQSVTKENFSDIILASMVKRVDNAVYAAIESTTNDNFDGGAVNTLGLEQNGVEAVYGQQLGSEIPQSVKDEVSGVRQSIIDGDISVPTDPDNA
- a CDS encoding inorganic phosphate transporter; translation: MTTVVFWALVALATITGLVTAWTLGANSNSPPFAPAIGANAISTMRAAFLIGILAAMGALTQGGSISETVGAGLIDGATITSLAAVAGLLTATGFMAFGIYSGYPVPAAFATTGAMVGVGLSLGGQPVFDTYRRIATFWLLVPPVSGSLAYLTATVLRRDDIPETVGVPLLAGVVGGIVANVQLSIIPSPAGTDQGSLAGFAAMVAGTDIAAVATTLLVAAGSFYYIRRQTQASVDKGIKTFLVVLGSVVAFSSGGSQVGLATGPLENLYRAELGLPGFVLLALGAVGILGGAWMGAPRLLQATSREYAQLGVRRSIAALVPGFIIAQAAIALGIPISFNNIIISGVIGGGLAGGSAGVSRRKIGVTVGFWLITLVTSVVIGFGVYQVLEAALGSQV
- a CDS encoding universal stress protein, producing MTLTHVLVPLDGSPLADEALTYALETFDCRITVLNVVAPLDTGMSEGGVLEPDADRQAAADERATKLVDRASQQASEAGQQVETAVETGDPAETILDYVEEVDVDQVVMGGHGGTRNEIARRLLGTVATAVVSEAPVTVTVVR